In Candidatus Sericytochromatia bacterium, a single genomic region encodes these proteins:
- a CDS encoding glutaminase, protein MGLPAKSGVGGGIIAVVPGRWGLAVFSPRLDSRGNSVRGIAVCRALSERFGLHLFDA, encoded by the coding sequence GTGGGTCTCCCCGCCAAGAGCGGCGTCGGCGGCGGCATCATCGCCGTGGTGCCGGGTCGCTGGGGGCTCGCCGTGTTCTCGCCGCGGCTGGACTCCCGCGGCAACTCGGTCCGTGGCATCGCAGTCTGCCGCGCGCTCTCGGAACGCTTCGGTCTGCACCTCTTCGACGCTTAG
- the dut gene encoding dUTP diphosphatase, translating into MDTLHLRIQLTHPQAVLPRVSQPGDVAADVSACVPCVIPPGGRALVETGLVLELPEGFRARLHSRSGLSLKYGIEVGAGLIDQGFRHPLKVLLYNLGADPFAIAPGDRVAQLCIERYTHPTFEAVSAVAETGRSEGWGSSGLRA; encoded by the coding sequence ATGGACACCCTTCACCTTCGCATCCAGCTCACGCACCCGCAGGCCGTCTTGCCCCGTGTTTCACAACCGGGCGATGTGGCGGCGGACGTTTCGGCGTGCGTGCCCTGCGTGATTCCGCCCGGTGGTCGCGCCCTGGTCGAAACGGGTCTGGTGCTGGAATTGCCGGAGGGCTTCCGGGCTCGTCTGCATTCTCGCTCAGGCCTCAGCCTCAAGTATGGCATCGAGGTGGGCGCGGGCCTGATTGACCAGGGGTTCCGGCACCCGCTCAAGGTGCTGCTCTACAACCTCGGAGCCGACCCCTTCGCCATCGCGCCGGGCGACCGCGTGGCCCAGCTCTGCATCGAACGCTACACCCACCCCACCTTCGAGGCTGTTTCGGCCGTCGCCGAGACGGGTCGCAGCGAGGGCTGGGGTTCCTCGGGGTTGCGGGCGTGA
- the dapB gene encoding 4-hydroxy-tetrahydrodipicolinate reductase: protein MSAPIRVALAGAAGQMGREVVRAVTAAADMQLVAAIAPRHAGQDAGLVAGLPPLGLVLRDDLAQALAETRPDVLVDFTRPDTTFAVAEAALAADVRPVIGTTGLTEAQLTWLGTAAQTRGLGVLVAPNFALGALLMMRFAAEAARHFAHAEIVELHHDRKRDAPSGTALKTVEAMRAQREAFEAPSVAGEELLPGARGGEAGGVRLHSVRLPGLLAHQEVLFGGEGQLLTIRHDAFSRACYMPGVLLGIRRILDRTGLVHGLEHLL, encoded by the coding sequence GTGAGCGCGCCCATACGTGTGGCGCTGGCGGGCGCCGCCGGCCAGATGGGACGGGAGGTCGTCCGGGCCGTGACGGCTGCGGCCGATATGCAGCTGGTGGCGGCGATCGCCCCGCGCCACGCGGGCCAGGACGCTGGTCTGGTGGCCGGACTCCCGCCGCTGGGGCTGGTCCTGCGGGACGACCTCGCTCAGGCGCTGGCCGAGACGCGGCCGGACGTGCTGGTCGACTTCACCCGCCCCGACACCACCTTTGCCGTGGCGGAAGCGGCGCTGGCGGCCGATGTGCGCCCCGTGATCGGCACGACCGGTTTGACCGAAGCCCAGCTGACCTGGCTGGGCACGGCCGCCCAGACGCGCGGACTCGGCGTGCTGGTGGCCCCGAACTTTGCCCTGGGCGCCCTGCTGATGATGCGCTTTGCCGCCGAAGCAGCGCGTCATTTCGCGCACGCCGAGATCGTCGAGTTGCACCACGACCGCAAGCGCGATGCCCCATCGGGCACCGCCCTCAAAACCGTCGAGGCCATGCGCGCGCAGCGGGAAGCCTTCGAGGCGCCCAGCGTGGCGGGTGAGGAGCTGCTCCCCGGCGCGCGTGGGGGTGAGGCAGGCGGGGTGCGCCTCCACAGCGTGCGCCTGCCAGGTCTGCTGGCCCATCAAGAGGTGCTCTTCGGCGGCGAGGGCCAGCTGCTGACCATCCGCCACGACGCCTTTTCACGCGCCTGCTACATGCCAGGCGTCTTGCTCGGGATCCGCCGCATCCTTGACCGCACGGGCCTCGTTCACGGGCTCGAGCACCTGTTGTGA
- a CDS encoding aspartate-semialdehyde dehydrogenase has protein sequence MSGFHVGILGATGAVGQEMLKTLMARQFPLSKLTLLASARSAGQVVTHEGHSWTVQEATPEAFRGIDILLSSAGGDVSEALAPAAVAAGCVVIDNTSAFRMRADVPLVVPEVNAHALDGHRGIIANPNCSTAPLVVVLNALRQLAPLVRVVVSTYQSVSGAGKEAMDELRDQTATLLAGGEAVPQHIRYPIAFNLVPAIDAFTANGYTKEELKVTNESRKILEDPDLRVTATAVRVPVMICHSESVNLEFASPVSPSAARELLARTAGITVMDDPATHQYPRPRELAGTDDTYVGRIREDVSHPCGLNLWLVSDNLRKGAALNAVQIAEALVARGLLASPTHA, from the coding sequence ATGTCCGGATTTCACGTTGGGATTCTCGGCGCCACCGGCGCGGTCGGCCAGGAAATGCTCAAAACCCTGATGGCCCGGCAGTTCCCACTCAGCAAGCTGACGTTGCTGGCCTCCGCCCGCTCGGCGGGGCAGGTGGTGACCCACGAAGGCCACAGCTGGACCGTCCAGGAAGCCACGCCCGAAGCCTTTCGTGGCATCGACATCCTGCTCAGTTCGGCCGGAGGAGATGTCTCGGAAGCGCTGGCGCCGGCGGCCGTGGCGGCCGGCTGCGTGGTGATCGACAACACCAGTGCCTTCCGCATGCGCGCTGACGTGCCGCTGGTGGTGCCTGAGGTCAACGCCCACGCCCTTGATGGTCACCGCGGCATCATCGCCAATCCGAACTGCTCGACCGCGCCGCTGGTGGTGGTGCTGAACGCGCTTCGGCAGCTCGCGCCGCTGGTGCGCGTGGTCGTGTCGACCTATCAGTCGGTCTCCGGAGCGGGCAAGGAAGCCATGGACGAGTTACGGGACCAGACCGCCACGCTGCTGGCGGGCGGTGAGGCCGTGCCGCAGCACATTCGCTACCCGATTGCCTTCAACCTGGTCCCCGCCATCGACGCCTTCACCGCCAACGGCTACACCAAGGAAGAACTGAAGGTCACGAACGAAAGCCGCAAGATCCTCGAAGACCCGGACCTGCGCGTCACGGCGACCGCCGTGCGCGTGCCGGTCATGATCTGCCACAGCGAGAGCGTCAACCTCGAATTCGCCTCGCCCGTCTCCCCCAGCGCCGCGCGGGAGCTGCTTGCGCGGACGGCCGGCATCACGGTGATGGACGACCCCGCCACGCACCAGTATCCGCGCCCGCGCGAACTGGCCGGCACCGACGACACCTACGTCGGCCGCATCCGGGAGGACGTCTCCCATCCGTGCGGGCTGAACCTCTGGCTGGTCTCGGACAACCTGCGCAAGGGAGCCGCCCTGAATGCGGTCCAGATTGCGGAAGCCCTGGTGGCCCGTGGCCTGCTGGCCAGCCCCACCCACGCCTGA
- the dapA gene encoding 4-hydroxy-tetrahydrodipicolinate synthase gives MKTHALGRLLTAMVTPFDEAGQVDHHRAGELALRLIAEGCDGVVVSGTTGESPTLSDDEKVALFHTVVKAVAGRGTVIAGTGTNDTRVACALSVAAAAAGCDGLLVVNPYYNKPDQAGLRAHFTAVAEATALPVILYNHPGRTGVSIEPATMAALAQLPHVVGVKDSSGNLDLVTAYRLATGPDFVIWSGDDPLTLPYLAIGAHGVISVSAHVVARDLKALLDAWQRGDLAEARRLHERTYPIGKTLFCAPSPAPTKYALAQLGFPVGGVRLPLLACDERAQQAIDETLAGLRAPEALAR, from the coding sequence ATGAAGACGCACGCGCTCGGTCGGCTGCTCACGGCCATGGTGACGCCCTTCGACGAAGCGGGCCAGGTGGACCACCACCGCGCCGGCGAGCTGGCCTTGCGCCTGATTGCGGAGGGCTGCGACGGGGTGGTGGTGAGTGGCACCACCGGCGAAAGCCCGACGCTGTCCGACGACGAGAAGGTGGCCCTGTTCCATACCGTGGTGAAAGCCGTGGCGGGCCGTGGCACGGTCATCGCGGGCACCGGCACGAACGACACGAGGGTGGCCTGCGCGCTCTCGGTAGCCGCCGCGGCCGCGGGCTGTGATGGCCTGCTGGTGGTGAATCCCTATTACAACAAACCGGACCAGGCAGGGCTGCGCGCGCACTTCACGGCCGTCGCCGAGGCGACCGCGCTGCCGGTGATCTTGTACAACCACCCGGGCCGCACCGGCGTCTCGATCGAGCCTGCCACCATGGCGGCGCTGGCCCAGTTGCCCCATGTGGTGGGCGTCAAGGATTCCTCCGGCAACCTGGACCTCGTGACGGCCTACCGCCTGGCCACTGGCCCCGATTTCGTGATCTGGAGCGGCGACGACCCGCTGACCCTGCCCTATCTGGCGATCGGCGCACACGGGGTGATCAGCGTCTCGGCCCACGTGGTCGCGCGCGACCTGAAGGCCCTGCTGGACGCCTGGCAACGCGGCGACCTGGCCGAAGCCCGGCGCCTGCACGAACGGACCTATCCGATCGGCAAGACGCTCTTCTGCGCCCCCTCGCCGGCCCCGACCAAGTACGCGCTGGCGCAACTGGGTTTTCCGGTCGGCGGCGTGCGCCTGCCCTTGCTGGCCTGCGATGAGCGGGCGCAACAGGCGATCGATGAGACCCTGGCCGGCCTGCGCGCCCCCGAGGCGCTGGCGCGGTGA
- a CDS encoding ribonuclease J → MSDAPTGQTVAPAPGTLHLVPLGGLGEIGKNMWCLRAGDDIVVLDCGFAFPSDDMHGVDYVLPDYRYLEANAERVRAVFISHGHEDHIGGLPYLLDRVPVPVYATPLTRSLIEGKLQEHGLLGRIPLLRMDVRDPVTLGSLTVEFLRVPHSIPDSVAISVKTPVGTVLYSGDFKFDATPIDGQRADYHGLSQLGEEGLLLLLSDSTNVLRPGFTPSEAAVGPALDAVFAKATGRLVVTTFASNIHRVQQVMDAAARQGRKVALVGRSMVNVCERARALGYLRWEAGLVVEPDAMMALPREQALVLTTGSQGEPLAGLSRLAAGEHRGVRLEAGDTVVISAIPIPGNERSVSRLVNMFFERGIQVVSESQRLGTHVSGHASEEELKLMLALTRPRFFVPMHGELRHLIRHAELARALGVPETRVAILRNGDVLEVGTAECRVVDRVPASPTLVDGRAGLDVGQSLLRERQRLARDGMVTTVLALDDQGTLCAGPDMVTRGFLEGNEEAQWLLDEGKRRVVELVDELKGRGEWNQERLEKQISDALARFFSERTGRKPVQLLVLQRV, encoded by the coding sequence GTGAGCGACGCCCCGACCGGCCAAACCGTCGCACCAGCCCCCGGCACCCTGCATCTGGTACCACTCGGCGGTCTGGGAGAGATTGGCAAGAACATGTGGTGCCTGCGCGCAGGCGACGACATCGTGGTGCTCGACTGCGGCTTTGCCTTCCCCAGCGATGACATGCACGGCGTGGATTACGTGTTGCCGGACTATCGCTACCTGGAGGCGAATGCCGAGCGCGTGCGTGCGGTCTTCATCAGCCACGGGCATGAGGACCACATTGGCGGCCTGCCTTACTTGCTGGACCGGGTGCCGGTGCCGGTGTATGCCACGCCGCTGACCCGCAGCCTGATCGAAGGCAAACTGCAGGAACACGGCCTGCTCGGGCGCATTCCGCTGTTGCGCATGGACGTGCGTGACCCCGTCACGCTGGGCAGCCTGACGGTGGAATTTCTGCGGGTGCCCCATTCGATTCCAGATTCCGTGGCCATCAGCGTCAAGACGCCGGTCGGGACGGTTCTCTACAGCGGAGACTTCAAGTTCGACGCCACCCCGATCGACGGCCAGCGGGCGGATTACCACGGGTTGAGTCAGCTCGGCGAGGAAGGCTTGCTGCTGCTCTTGAGCGACTCCACCAACGTGTTGCGCCCCGGCTTCACGCCTTCCGAGGCAGCGGTCGGGCCCGCGCTCGACGCGGTCTTTGCCAAGGCCACCGGACGGCTGGTGGTCACCACCTTCGCGAGCAACATTCACCGCGTGCAGCAGGTCATGGACGCGGCCGCGCGTCAGGGCCGCAAGGTGGCGCTGGTCGGCCGCTCCATGGTGAATGTCTGCGAACGCGCGCGGGCGCTTGGTTACCTGCGCTGGGAGGCGGGTCTGGTGGTGGAGCCGGACGCGATGATGGCGCTGCCGCGCGAGCAGGCCTTGGTGCTCACGACCGGCTCGCAGGGAGAACCGCTGGCGGGACTGTCGCGCCTGGCGGCCGGCGAGCACCGCGGCGTGCGGCTGGAGGCGGGTGACACGGTGGTGATCTCAGCGATTCCGATCCCGGGTAACGAGCGCAGCGTGAGTCGCCTGGTGAACATGTTCTTCGAACGAGGCATCCAGGTGGTCTCCGAGAGCCAGCGCCTGGGCACCCACGTGTCCGGTCACGCCAGCGAGGAGGAACTCAAGCTGATGCTCGCGCTGACCCGACCGCGCTTCTTCGTGCCGATGCATGGCGAGCTGCGGCACCTGATTCGACACGCCGAACTGGCCCGCGCGCTGGGCGTGCCGGAGACTCGCGTGGCGATTCTGCGCAACGGCGACGTGCTGGAAGTGGGAACCGCGGAATGTCGGGTGGTGGACCGCGTGCCGGCCAGCCCTACCCTGGTGGACGGCCGGGCCGGTCTCGACGTGGGCCAGAGCCTGCTGCGCGAACGCCAGCGCCTGGCGCGGGATGGGATGGTCACGACGGTCCTGGCCCTCGACGACCAGGGCACCTTGTGTGCCGGTCCCGACATGGTGACCCGCGGCTTTCTGGAAGGAAACGAGGAGGCTCAGTGGCTGCTCGACGAGGGCAAGCGTCGCGTCGTGGAACTCGTGGACGAGTTAAAGGGTCGTGGAGAATGGAATCAGGAGCGCCTGGAGAAACAGATCAGTGACGCGCTGGCTCGCTTCTTCAGCGAGCGAACCGGTCGCAAGCCGGTCCAGCTGCTGGTGCTGCAACGCGTGTAG
- a CDS encoding glycosyltransferase family 2 protein: MDAPSPSREPVLDLVIVVPSFNQRSRLAACLDSVAEELRRTDLVACTVVVDNASWDGSAELVARAYPAVSLLENEVNQGFSVACNQGGRLHPARYVLVLNNDAQLEAGSLQALVEMADTRPRLAAVTGRLLAPDRRERFPVSHVWQRWLPPPRRPVTLSWVPGTATLFRREALDAVGWFDEDFFFYHEDLDLSWRLRRAGWELWYTPAARIRHHEGGSSALIRDRLVVEAYRGAMLLAGKHHGRMGYLVTRALLRFDVRMRLAALRLRRRWCEPNQAMAARLLVLEAAREVLRLGLAPRHPVGVAASPEA; this comes from the coding sequence ATGGATGCGCCCTCCCCGTCGCGTGAGCCGGTGCTCGATCTGGTCATCGTGGTACCGAGCTTCAATCAGCGCAGTCGATTGGCCGCCTGTCTGGATTCTGTGGCCGAGGAACTGCGCCGCACAGACCTCGTCGCCTGCACGGTGGTGGTGGACAACGCCTCGTGGGACGGCAGCGCGGAACTGGTGGCGCGCGCTTATCCCGCCGTCAGCTTGCTCGAGAATGAGGTCAATCAGGGGTTTTCTGTCGCCTGCAACCAGGGGGGACGCCTCCATCCGGCCCGCTATGTGCTGGTGCTGAACAACGACGCGCAACTGGAGGCCGGCAGCCTGCAAGCCCTGGTCGAGATGGCGGACACCCGCCCGCGTCTGGCTGCCGTCACGGGACGCCTGCTGGCGCCCGATCGTCGGGAACGCTTCCCGGTGTCGCACGTCTGGCAGCGCTGGTTACCGCCCCCTCGCCGACCGGTGACGCTCTCGTGGGTGCCCGGCACCGCGACCTTGTTCCGACGAGAGGCCTTGGATGCCGTGGGCTGGTTCGATGAGGACTTTTTTTTCTATCACGAAGACCTGGACCTGAGCTGGCGTTTGCGGCGCGCGGGGTGGGAACTCTGGTACACCCCCGCGGCTCGCATCCGCCATCACGAGGGGGGCAGCAGCGCCCTGATCCGTGATCGGCTGGTCGTGGAGGCTTATCGCGGTGCCATGTTGCTGGCCGGGAAGCACCACGGTCGAATGGGATACCTGGTCACGCGGGCGCTGTTGCGATTCGACGTGAGGATGCGGCTGGCCGCCCTGCGTCTGCGGCGGCGATGGTGCGAGCCCAACCAGGCCATGGCGGCTCGCTTGCTCGTTCTGGAGGCGGCCCGCGAGGTCTTGCGGCTGGGGCTGGCCCCCCGTCACCCCGTGGGCGTGGCGGCCAGCCCGGAAGCGTGA
- the rsmG gene encoding 16S rRNA (guanine(527)-N(7))-methyltransferase RsmG, whose translation MSHWPHLQRLAAAYELNLNEAELSQFSLFHRLLIAANERVNLTRIVEADEAAVKHYLDSLLFLKGLPPEGREGAQRVVDIGAGAGLPGIPLAIVRPDWHITLVDAVRKKVDFMNTAIAELGLSNAVALHGRSETLAAGPPHRDSYDLALARAVAGLPELLELTLPFLRSGGRLVVSKGSKGPEELAGASKALSRLRGRVLAAETFDLPAEAGQRHLYVIEKHGATPAGFPRKAGTPHRQPLV comes from the coding sequence ATGAGCCATTGGCCCCACCTTCAGCGTCTTGCTGCTGCGTACGAATTGAACCTGAATGAGGCGGAACTGAGCCAGTTTTCGCTGTTTCATCGGTTGCTGATCGCGGCCAATGAACGCGTGAATCTGACCCGCATCGTGGAGGCCGATGAGGCTGCCGTGAAGCATTACCTCGACAGCTTGCTGTTTCTCAAGGGGCTGCCGCCCGAGGGGCGCGAGGGTGCCCAGCGAGTGGTTGATATCGGCGCCGGCGCCGGCTTGCCCGGGATCCCGCTGGCGATCGTTCGACCGGACTGGCACATCACGCTGGTGGATGCCGTGCGCAAGAAGGTCGACTTCATGAACACGGCGATCGCCGAACTGGGACTCTCCAATGCGGTCGCGCTGCACGGTCGCAGTGAGACATTGGCGGCGGGGCCGCCGCATCGCGATAGCTATGATCTCGCCCTGGCGCGTGCCGTGGCCGGCTTGCCGGAATTGCTGGAACTGACCTTGCCGTTCCTGCGCTCCGGCGGTCGCCTGGTGGTGTCCAAGGGCAGCAAGGGACCGGAGGAACTGGCTGGGGCCAGCAAGGCCTTGAGCCGTTTGCGCGGACGCGTACTGGCTGCAGAGACCTTCGACCTGCCTGCGGAGGCCGGTCAGCGCCACCTGTATGTGATCGAGAAACATGGCGCCACCCCTGCCGGATTCCCGAGAAAGGCCGGCACTCCCCATCGGCAGCCTCTGGTTTGA
- a CDS encoding S8 family serine peptidase — MKQVVLSLAVLSVAAACTTQLPTGPSATFALQDDAAALRPDAPGAETLGGRLHFNLLATEGPGNLIVRYKKTPAVAGARSLADQHMVAIRSSDRRQAIVDLLDDPNVEMVEPDAPVRALFIPNDPRYTQQWGVIKMAAPAAWDVTLGQGGPLVAVIDTGILATHPDLAGQIAGGKDFVNKDDDPTDDNGHGTHVAGIVAAIGNNGVGISGVAPKARLLSVKVLSASGAGSNAGVIEGINYAVAQGAKVINLSLGSGFKSLAMESAVKAAQAAGCLVVAAAGNDGVSTTSYPAGFAGVVSVGSTTSADTRSSFSNFGSWVTVAAPGSSIQSTYKAGYAFLSGTSMAAPHVAGLAALLMAAKPAWSVQTVKQAIETTGDPTSGFTPSLRRINAAKALAFVPPAAPTASPTAKPTASPSVAPTPTPAPSAAPSTGPTPTPRRSTAPSVTPTSTPKPSLAPSAPPTPKPSTAPSAAPTPTPRPVPTPTPRPSAKPVEPLSVQLRAVLTNNGTMTVLWTSSQASVGVLEAGPAPDRFTIRLEDPRARFVHQRAIVDLQPQSTVYIRVTNRLPSGETAVSPVAKVSIR, encoded by the coding sequence ATGAAGCAAGTGGTCTTGAGCCTCGCCGTGTTATCGGTCGCGGCTGCCTGTACGACCCAGCTGCCCACGGGGCCGTCCGCCACGTTTGCGCTTCAGGACGACGCCGCGGCGCTGCGCCCGGATGCTCCCGGGGCGGAGACGCTCGGGGGGCGCCTGCATTTCAACTTGTTGGCCACGGAGGGCCCAGGCAACCTGATCGTGCGCTACAAAAAGACCCCAGCCGTGGCGGGGGCACGGTCCCTGGCCGACCAGCATATGGTGGCCATCCGTTCCAGCGACCGGCGCCAAGCCATTGTGGACCTGCTGGACGATCCCAACGTGGAGATGGTGGAGCCGGACGCCCCCGTGCGCGCGCTCTTCATCCCGAACGACCCCCGATACACCCAGCAGTGGGGCGTCATCAAGATGGCCGCGCCGGCCGCCTGGGACGTGACCTTGGGACAAGGCGGGCCTCTCGTGGCCGTGATCGACACCGGCATTCTAGCCACTCATCCGGATCTGGCGGGCCAAATCGCCGGGGGAAAGGACTTCGTCAACAAGGATGACGATCCGACCGATGACAATGGTCACGGCACCCACGTGGCAGGCATCGTGGCCGCGATTGGGAACAACGGCGTCGGCATCAGCGGGGTGGCTCCCAAGGCCCGCTTGTTGTCGGTGAAGGTGCTCTCGGCCTCGGGGGCGGGTTCCAATGCGGGCGTGATCGAAGGCATCAACTACGCCGTTGCCCAGGGCGCCAAGGTCATCAACCTGAGCCTCGGGTCGGGTTTCAAATCGTTGGCCATGGAATCCGCCGTCAAGGCCGCGCAGGCGGCCGGATGTCTGGTGGTGGCCGCTGCTGGGAACGATGGCGTCAGCACGACGTCTTATCCGGCAGGCTTCGCCGGGGTGGTCTCCGTCGGCTCCACCACTTCGGCTGATACGCGATCATCCTTCTCCAACTTCGGCTCTTGGGTCACGGTGGCCGCCCCCGGTAGCTCGATTCAGTCGACCTACAAGGCAGGCTACGCCTTCCTGAGCGGCACCAGCATGGCGGCGCCGCACGTGGCGGGCCTGGCCGCCCTGTTGATGGCCGCGAAGCCCGCCTGGTCGGTTCAGACGGTCAAGCAGGCCATCGAAACCACGGGCGATCCCACCTCCGGCTTCACCCCCTCGCTGCGGCGCATCAACGCGGCCAAAGCCCTGGCATTCGTGCCCCCGGCGGCCCCCACGGCTTCGCCGACGGCCAAGCCTACCGCGTCGCCTTCGGTGGCCCCTACGCCGACGCCCGCGCCGAGCGCGGCACCATCAACTGGGCCGACACCCACGCCCCGACGGAGCACGGCCCCCTCGGTCACTCCGACCTCGACGCCCAAGCCCAGTCTGGCTCCGTCCGCGCCCCCTACGCCGAAGCCCAGCACGGCACCGTCAGCGGCGCCGACCCCGACCCCCAGGCCTGTGCCCACTCCGACGCCGCGTCCGTCCGCAAAACCGGTTGAGCCGCTGTCCGTCCAGTTGCGCGCAGTCCTGACCAACAATGGCACGATGACGGTCCTGTGGACCTCCAGTCAGGCCAGCGTGGGGGTGCTGGAGGCGGGGCCGGCACCCGACCGGTTCACCATTCGGCTCGAGGACCCGCGGGCTCGCTTCGTTCACCAGCGGGCCATCGTGGACCTGCAACCCCAGTCGACCGTTTATATCCGGGTGACCAACCGCCTGCCGTCCGGCGAGACCGCCGTCTCGCCCGTGGCCAAGGTCTCGATCAGGTAG
- the msrA gene encoding peptide-methionine (S)-S-oxide reductase MsrA yields MNPGQALATFGGGCFWCTEAIFLQLTGVESVQSGYAGGTEPEPSYEAVCQGRTGHAEVVQVRYDPAIISYDTLLQVFFATHDPTTPDRQGADVGSQYRSVVLVHDDAQRAVAEQVVRRLEADQIFDAPIVTQIQALTRFWPAEAYHQNYLARNPAQPYCQAVVSPKVAKFRHRFQALLRP; encoded by the coding sequence ATGAATCCGGGACAAGCGCTGGCCACTTTCGGAGGTGGTTGCTTCTGGTGTACCGAGGCTATCTTTCTCCAGTTGACGGGGGTCGAGTCGGTGCAGTCCGGCTACGCCGGCGGGACTGAGCCCGAACCAAGTTATGAGGCCGTCTGCCAGGGCCGGACCGGCCACGCCGAGGTGGTGCAGGTGCGATACGATCCGGCCATCATCAGCTACGACACCCTGCTCCAGGTGTTTTTCGCCACCCACGACCCCACCACGCCGGACCGTCAGGGGGCCGACGTCGGCAGCCAGTACCGCTCGGTGGTGCTGGTCCACGACGACGCGCAGCGGGCGGTCGCTGAACAGGTCGTGCGCCGGTTGGAGGCCGACCAGATCTTCGACGCGCCGATCGTCACGCAAATCCAGGCTCTCACGCGCTTCTGGCCGGCGGAAGCCTACCATCAGAACTACCTGGCGAGAAACCCGGCACAGCCCTACTGCCAGGCGGTGGTAAGCCCGAAAGTGGCCAAATTCCGACATCGTTTTCAGGCCTTGCTCCGCCCCTGA
- a CDS encoding Fur family transcriptional regulator — protein sequence MPEKASCLSPQQIEAVLRERGVQPTAQRIVIGRYVLCEANHPTAEEVKAWVDQNFPKISLATVYNTLNAFVEAGLLKELRIPERGAVVFDSNTAHHHHFLDESSGEVHDLDPGLVHVAVDLGPEFQIHNATVFVRGTRAADIPPSEKPA from the coding sequence ATGCCTGAAAAAGCGTCCTGCCTGTCTCCTCAGCAAATCGAGGCGGTGCTGCGCGAACGCGGGGTACAGCCCACGGCGCAACGCATCGTGATCGGCCGGTATGTGCTGTGCGAGGCCAATCATCCCACCGCCGAGGAAGTCAAAGCCTGGGTGGACCAAAACTTCCCCAAGATCAGCCTGGCGACGGTCTACAACACACTCAATGCATTCGTCGAGGCGGGCCTTTTAAAGGAACTGCGCATCCCCGAACGCGGCGCGGTGGTGTTCGACAGCAACACGGCCCACCACCACCATTTTCTGGACGAATCGAGCGGCGAAGTGCACGATTTGGACCCGGGGCTCGTTCACGTGGCCGTCGACCTGGGCCCCGAGTTCCAGATTCATAATGCCACCGTCTTCGTGCGCGGCACGCGTGCCGCCGACATTCCCCCATCGGAGAAACCCGCATGA
- the trxB gene encoding thioredoxin-disulfide reductase produces the protein MIHHVIIVGAGPAGYTAAIYAARANLQPLMFEGPQPGGQLMITTDVENYPGFPDAMTGPELMQRFRDQAARFGTQLVPDLVSRVDFTSRPFQVWDSKGERYQAHTVIVATGASAQWLGLESETRLQSRGVSACATCDGFFFRGKEVAVVGGGDTAMEEATYLAQMCAKVTVIHRRDTLRASKIMQQRALNHPKISFLWNSTVEEVLGEDLVTGVRVKDVHSGLTREVPVQGLFVAIGHKPATTLFEGQLDLDASGYVRVLPGTTRTSVEGVFAAGDVADSIYRQAVTAAGTGCMAAIDAERWLAVNVHVTPDQPLSAPSL, from the coding sequence ATGATTCACCATGTCATCATCGTCGGAGCCGGTCCCGCCGGTTACACGGCCGCCATTTATGCCGCGCGCGCGAACTTGCAACCCTTGATGTTCGAGGGGCCTCAACCGGGCGGCCAGCTGATGATCACGACCGATGTGGAAAACTATCCAGGTTTTCCAGACGCCATGACGGGCCCTGAACTGATGCAGCGGTTTCGTGATCAGGCCGCGCGCTTCGGCACCCAACTGGTGCCGGACCTGGTCTCTCGTGTCGACTTCACAAGCCGCCCGTTCCAGGTCTGGGACAGCAAGGGGGAGCGCTACCAAGCGCACACCGTGATCGTGGCGACCGGGGCCAGTGCACAATGGCTCGGGTTGGAGTCGGAAACGCGCCTGCAAAGCCGTGGCGTGTCGGCCTGCGCCACCTGCGACGGCTTTTTCTTCCGCGGCAAGGAAGTCGCCGTGGTGGGGGGTGGCGACACCGCCATGGAAGAAGCCACCTACCTGGCCCAGATGTGTGCCAAGGTGACGGTGATCCATCGTCGCGACACCCTCAGGGCCAGCAAGATCATGCAACAGCGAGCGCTCAACCACCCCAAGATCTCGTTCTTGTGGAACAGCACCGTGGAAGAAGTGCTGGGCGAGGATCTGGTGACCGGGGTGCGGGTGAAAGACGTCCACTCCGGCCTCACCCGCGAAGTGCCGGTCCAGGGACTGTTCGTGGCGATCGGCCACAAGCCGGCTACAACCCTGTTCGAAGGGCAACTGGACCTGGACGCCAGCGGGTACGTGCGGGTCCTCCCCGGGACGACCCGCACCAGTGTGGAAGGCGTCTTCGCCGCAGGGGATGTGGCGGATTCCATCTACCGTCAGGCCGTCACGGCAGCTGGAACCGGCTGCATGGCGGCCATCGATGCCGAACGGTGGCTGGCGGTGAACGTGCATGTCACCCCGGACCAACCCCTTTCCGCGCCGTCGTTGTAA